A window of Micromonospora sp. WMMC415 genomic DNA:
TAAATGCCAAGAAGCCGCTGCGGAAGCTCTTGGAGATTATTGATGCGGATGTGCGCTTGCCTTACTTCTGGACGGGTGGCATAGAAGTAGCCCCACGGGCCACGCCGGATGAAAACGGTCGTCAGGCCAGCGTCAAGCGCAGGAAGAATATCGTTGTCGAGGCGGTCGCCGACGTACGCGATCTCCTCGGGCGCGCACCCCGCCGACTCGATCAGCTTGGCGAAGAATTCAGGGGTCGGCTTTTCCGCGCCCCAGTCGTCCGACGTCGCGATCAGATCCACACCCAGGTTCAGCTCGCGCAGCAGCCGGCCGGCACGGGCGGTCTGGTTGCCCGCCACGCCGACGAAGTAACCGTCGGCCTTCAGCGTAGTGAGGCATTCCCGGACGTCCGGGTAGAGGTCGCGGCCGTTGAAGTGCTCCGCCAAACCTGCCTCGGCACGGCGCTGCCGCTCCAGCTTGAGGTCGAAGCCGGGCTGGAAGTGCTGGAAGACCTCCCGGTAGTCGCGTCCCTGCGCGATGACCTGCCCGAACACCGCTGAGAACGTGTGCCGGGGGACACCCAGCCAGTCCGCCCAGGTGCCGTACTCGGTGGACTCGTCGATCAGCGTCTCGCCCACATCGAAGTAGACAGCGCGAATTCGCCGTGAGACAGAGTTCTGGACGGTCATGCGGTCAATGCACCCAATCGCTCGTCAAGGTCAGCTACGACGGTGGCGTCGTCCC
This region includes:
- a CDS encoding HAD family hydrolase → MTVQNSVSRRIRAVYFDVGETLIDESTEYGTWADWLGVPRHTFSAVFGQVIAQGRDYREVFQHFQPGFDLKLERQRRAEAGLAEHFNGRDLYPDVRECLTTLKADGYFVGVAGNQTARAGRLLRELNLGVDLIATSDDWGAEKPTPEFFAKLIESAGCAPEEIAYVGDRLDNDILPALDAGLTTVFIRRGPWGYFYATRPEVRQAHIRINNLQELPQRLLGI